CGAGGTCGAGCACCGCCACCTGGCCACCCCCGATGGCATCTCGGTGGACGCGGACGGTCGCGTCAGCCTCGCGGAGATCAAGACCACCAACAAGGCCTTCCGCGGCATCCCGCGCACGTACCTGCGCCAGGTCTGGTGGCAGCAGCACGTGCTGGGCGCCGAGCGCACCCTGTTCGTCTGGGAGGAGCACGTCGACTTCTCCCCCATCCACGACGAGCCCCGCTGCGTGTGGATCGACCGGGACGACCGCGAGATCGCCAAACTCGTCGGTCTCGCGACCGACCTCATCGACGAGCTGTACCGTCGCACAACGGGACGCGCGGTGCCGACGCGCTCCGTCGCCCCGGTCGACAGTCGCCGCGAGCAGCTCCGCGAGCGCGACGCCTTCCGCGCCCTCGCCCTCGCCGACTGAGCGAACGCCGAGGGCCTCGGGACGACCCGCCCCGTCAGGGGTCGCGAGCGAGTACGCGACGTGCTTCTCCCGCGACCTCGGCCGCGATCGTGTCCAGCAGCGCGGAGCGCAGGTTCCACTGCTGCCAGTACAGGGCAACGCGCAGGGTCGGACCGCCGAGCGCGACGAGCCCGGGGACCTCCTGCAGTCGCGGCACCATCCCCCAGCCCAGGCCGAGGCCGACCGCGAGCGCGTAGTCGTGCGACGCCGGGACGTAGTGTCGCGGAACGCCCGCCGCCGGCACTCCCCGCGCCGCCAGCCACTCATGCTGCAGGGTGTCCCGGCGGTCGAAGTCGACGAACGGCGCGTGCGCCAGCGCGGCGGGCGTCACGCCGTCAGGGAACCATCGACGGGCATAGGCAGGCTCGGCCATGGCGCGGTACTCGAGCACGCCGAGGGGCGTGACCGTGCACCCCGCGACCGCCGTGGCCTCGCTCGTCACCGCGGCCATGACCGTTCCCGATTCGAGCAGTCGGGCGGTGAAGTTCTGATCGTCGCGGTGCAGGTCCAGGTCGATGTCGTGCGCGGCCGAGAGGCGCGCCATCGGCGGGAGGAACCAGGTCGCCAGGGAATCCGCGTTGACGGCGAGAGGCACCGTGATGCGGTGTCCCCCACCGCCCTCCTCGATGCCGACCCCGGCGAGCGCATCCTGCTCCAGGAGCGCGATCTGCCGCGCGAGGCGCACGACGGACTCCCCGGCCTCGGTGAGGCGGACCGGCTTGCTGCGCACGAGGAGGATCCGCCCGAGCTGCTCCTCGAGCGCCTTGAGCCGCTGACTGACCGCGGACGGGGTGACGCGCAGGCGGCGGGAGGCGGCGTCGAGGGTCCCCTCGTCCGCGACGGCGGCGAGCGTGGCGGCGAGCTCCGGGTCGATCCTCACATCAGCCATGCTAATGGTGAGAAAGGAATCTTCGCTGCACCTCATGGCCAGCATCCCTAGGCTCGATGCATGCTCACCGTTCTCGCCGGCCTCGGCCTCGGCCTGTCGCTCATCGTCGCGATCGGCGCGCAGAACGTGTTCGTGCTGCGACAGGGCATCCGGCGCGAGCACGTCCTCGCCGTCGTGATCGTCTGCGCCCTCTCCGACGCCGTGCTGATCATCGCCGGCGTCGCCGGGCTCGGCTTCGTGCTGTCCGCCGCTCCCTGGCTCGTCGTCGTTGCCCGCTGGGCAGGGGCGCTGTTCCTCCTCGGCTACGGGCTGCTCGCGGCGCGACGGGCCTGGCGTGGCGGCGAGGAGCTGGTGGTCGACGGGGGCGACGCTCCGGTCCTCGAGGCGTCCGGTGGCACCGGGACCCTCACCCGCACCCGCCTCGCCCCGGTGATCCTCACGACACTGGCGTTGACCTGGCTGAACCCGCACGTGTACCTCGACACGGTGCTGATGCTCGGCTCGATCGCCGCGACGCACGGCGACGAGCGATGGCTGTTCGCGGCAGGGGCGG
This genomic stretch from Microbacterium sp. Nx66 harbors:
- a CDS encoding YqaJ viral recombinase family protein produces the protein MTPELQARIVADSRDRVAWMRARSRGITATDVAGLTSERSIARAADAKLGGGPRFGGNAYTDHGRRREPEIAAWVAATHGIFPSSALFRAEVEHRHLATPDGISVDADGRVSLAEIKTTNKAFRGIPRTYLRQVWWQQHVLGAERTLFVWEEHVDFSPIHDEPRCVWIDRDDREIAKLVGLATDLIDELYRRTTGRAVPTRSVAPVDSRREQLRERDAFRALALAD
- a CDS encoding LysR family transcriptional regulator ArgP, coding for MRIDPELAATLAAVADEGTLDAASRRLRVTPSAVSQRLKALEEQLGRILLVRSKPVRLTEAGESVVRLARQIALLEQDALAGVGIEEGGGGHRITVPLAVNADSLATWFLPPMARLSAAHDIDLDLHRDDQNFTARLLESGTVMAAVTSEATAVAGCTVTPLGVLEYRAMAEPAYARRWFPDGVTPAALAHAPFVDFDRRDTLQHEWLAARGVPAAGVPRHYVPASHDYALAVGLGLGWGMVPRLQEVPGLVALGGPTLRVALYWQQWNLRSALLDTIAAEVAGEARRVLARDP
- the lysE gene encoding L-lysine exporter: MLTVLAGLGLGLSLIVAIGAQNVFVLRQGIRREHVLAVVIVCALSDAVLIIAGVAGLGFVLSAAPWLVVVARWAGALFLLGYGLLAARRAWRGGEELVVDGGDAPVLEASGGTGTLTRTRLAPVILTTLALTWLNPHVYLDTVLMLGSIAATHGDERWLFAAGAVIASLLWFTALGFGARYLGRWLRTPRSWRLLDAVIAVVMITLAVSLVLPVLDA